A region from the Desulfuromonas acetexigens genome encodes:
- a CDS encoding GSU3473 family protein codes for MILVRFEDGTFRKVPVDLLGKMIASGEITHFRRSSGWVDAAEDQVRTHFSPSYQGPERRRRPRGQGQ; via the coding sequence ATGATTCTGGTGCGTTTCGAGGATGGTACTTTCCGCAAGGTTCCCGTCGATCTGCTCGGCAAGATGATCGCGTCCGGGGAGATCACCCACTTCCGCCGTTCCTCGGGTTGGGTCGACGCTGCGGAGGATCAGGTACGCACCCATTTTTCCCCTTCCTATCAGGGGCCGGAGCGGCGGCGCCGTCCTCGTGGGCAGGGGCAGTAG
- the corA gene encoding magnesium/cobalt transporter CorA — protein sequence MRKKVLRTHHKKIGASPGTLVHVGERKVETVKISVFEYDAEHLTEKTPRRVEDCASCPVGPRVCWVDIAGIHQVDILEKCGGIFGLHPLVLEDILNTGHRPKFEEHDDFLFLVLKMLSLPETGTEIRVEQISLIVGRNHLVTFQEQEGDLFNGVRERLRGNRGKIRKRGADYLAYALIDAVVDGHFLILEKFGDEIERLEDELLGNPSPETLQRIHQLKREMILLRKSVWPLRELIGGLQRCESPLIAEGTGIFLRDVYDHTIQIIDTVETFRDMLAGMLDLYLSSVSNRMNEIMKVLTVIATIFIPLTFLAGVYGMNFEYLPELRWRWGYATFWVLSILCALGMLKFFRGKKWL from the coding sequence ATGCGCAAAAAAGTCCTCCGTACACACCACAAAAAGATCGGCGCCTCGCCCGGAACCCTGGTGCACGTCGGTGAACGCAAGGTCGAAACGGTAAAAATTTCCGTCTTCGAATACGACGCCGAGCACCTGACGGAAAAAACCCCGCGCCGGGTGGAGGACTGCGCCTCCTGCCCCGTCGGCCCACGGGTCTGCTGGGTCGATATCGCCGGCATCCATCAGGTGGACATTCTGGAAAAATGCGGCGGGATCTTCGGTTTGCACCCGCTGGTTCTGGAAGATATCCTCAATACCGGCCATCGCCCCAAGTTCGAGGAGCACGACGACTTTCTCTTTCTGGTCCTGAAGATGCTCTCCCTCCCCGAAACCGGGACGGAAATCCGCGTCGAGCAGATCAGCCTGATTGTCGGGCGCAACCACCTCGTGACTTTTCAGGAGCAGGAGGGGGACCTCTTCAATGGGGTGCGCGAACGCCTGCGCGGCAACCGGGGAAAGATCCGCAAGCGCGGCGCCGACTACCTGGCCTACGCCCTGATCGACGCCGTCGTCGACGGCCACTTTCTCATTCTGGAGAAGTTCGGCGACGAAATCGAACGACTCGAAGACGAGCTCCTCGGCAACCCCTCGCCGGAAACCCTCCAGCGCATCCACCAGCTCAAGCGCGAGATGATTTTGCTGCGCAAGTCGGTCTGGCCCCTGCGCGAACTCATCGGCGGCTTGCAACGCTGCGAATCCCCCCTCATCGCCGAGGGGACCGGCATCTTCCTGCGGGACGTCTACGATCACACCATCCAGATCATCGACACCGTGGAAACCTTCCGCGACATGCTCGCGGGGATGCTCGACCTGTACCTGTCGAGCGTCAGCAATCGCATGAATGAAATCATGAAGGTGCTCACCGTCATCGCCACCATCTTCATCCCCCTCACCTTTCTCGCCGGGGTCTACGGCATGAACTTCGAGTACCTGCCCGAATTGCGCTGGCGCTGGGGCTACGCCACCTTCTGGGTTTTGAGCATCCTCTGCGCACTGGGGATGCTGAAGTTTTTCCGGGGAAAGAAGTGGCTGTGA
- a CDS encoding type II toxin-antitoxin system ParD family antitoxin: protein MATMNISLPDQMKEWIEECVQSGRYANASDYVRDLIRRDHIKLAELRQALIEGENSGPSTALDVDAFIAAKKTGLRL, encoded by the coding sequence ATGGCAACGATGAACATTTCCCTTCCCGATCAGATGAAGGAGTGGATCGAGGAATGCGTCCAATCGGGACGCTACGCCAATGCCTCCGATTACGTCCGCGACCTCATCCGACGGGACCACATAAAACTGGCGGAGTTGCGGCAGGCGTTGATCGAAGGGGAAAATTCCGGGCCGTCCACGGCGCTGGATGTCGACGCCTTCATCGCGGCGAAAAAAACCGGCCTCAGGCTATGA
- a CDS encoding type II toxin-antitoxin system RelE/ParE family toxin, whose translation MNRLVLSPRAKADLGEIWDYTSNRWGVDQAEKYLRELWRELERLAKNPAAAVDIGDVRAGYRKFRIGSHVAFFRTTATGIDVVRILHQRMDFERHL comes from the coding sequence ATGAACAGACTGGTTCTCTCGCCCCGGGCCAAAGCCGATCTGGGGGAGATCTGGGACTATACTTCGAATCGCTGGGGCGTCGATCAGGCGGAAAAGTATCTGCGCGAACTCTGGCGCGAACTGGAAAGACTGGCCAAAAATCCGGCGGCGGCCGTGGATATCGGGGACGTGCGAGCCGGATACCGCAAATTCCGGATCGGTTCCCATGTCGCCTTCTTCAGGACAACCGCCACCGGCATTGATGTCGTCCGCATCCTGCACCAAAGAATGGATTTCGAGCGGCATCTTTGA
- a CDS encoding cytochrome b/b6 domain-containing protein, with product MTTHKIYLNPTPVRIWHWLHALGIVTLILSGLQIRFPEYVNLFGTYKSAIRLHNTAGIVVALSFVLWFGYYALIAGSLAKLYIPGKHDIQRGLWLQGVYYFFNFFRGRPNPHHATPENKFNALQKSAYMVIMLMLVPLVTLTGLALLYIAPAWSLVNMVGGLKILVNLHFLCACALCAFVFTHVYLATLGVTPWAHFKPMWDGWEEIEEKH from the coding sequence ATGACGACACACAAAATCTATCTGAATCCGACCCCGGTACGCATCTGGCATTGGCTCCACGCTTTGGGCATCGTAACCCTGATTCTGAGCGGGTTGCAGATCCGCTTTCCCGAGTACGTCAACCTCTTCGGCACCTACAAGTCGGCGATTCGCCTGCACAATACTGCCGGCATCGTGGTCGCCCTCTCCTTCGTCCTCTGGTTCGGCTACTACGCCCTGATCGCCGGTTCCCTGGCCAAGCTCTACATCCCCGGCAAGCATGACATCCAGCGCGGCCTCTGGCTGCAGGGGGTTTACTACTTCTTCAACTTCTTCCGCGGCCGCCCCAACCCCCATCACGCCACGCCGGAAAACAAATTCAACGCCTTGCAAAAATCGGCCTACATGGTCATCATGCTGATGCTCGTCCCGCTGGTGACCCTCACCGGGCTGGCGCTCCTCTATATCGCCCCAGCCTGGAGCTTGGTGAACATGGTCGGCGGCCTGAAGATTCTGGTCAATCTGCACTTCCTTTGCGCCTGCGCCCTGTGCGCCTTCGTCTTCACCCATGTCTATCTGGCCACCCTGGGCGTCACTCCCTGGGCGCATTTCAAGCCGATGTGGGACGGCTGGGAAGAGATCGAGGAGAAACACTAA
- a CDS encoding cytochrome b/b6 domain-containing protein codes for MAVARKDYIHPLFLRLWHAFHGSCVLVLIGTGAQLRFPGQIHVVPNFRIAIEVHNTTGLLVTFSFFVWFFYHAILAGSLGTLYLPRRGELSSKLRAQLRYYFGGYFHGEPNPHQPTSDNKFNPIEKPLYLLVMLGLFPVQMVTGMALKSLSPPWKIIDMFGSIKALIAIHWIVGCAILAFLLLHVYLSTLGVTFWSRFRTILHGWTEVKR; via the coding sequence ATGGCCGTCGCCAGGAAAGACTACATCCACCCCCTCTTTTTACGCCTTTGGCATGCCTTCCACGGTAGCTGCGTGCTGGTTCTGATCGGAACCGGCGCGCAGTTGCGTTTTCCCGGGCAGATTCATGTCGTTCCCAACTTCCGCATCGCCATCGAAGTCCACAACACCACCGGGTTGCTCGTCACCTTCAGCTTCTTCGTCTGGTTCTTCTATCACGCCATTCTCGCCGGTAGTCTCGGCACCCTTTATCTGCCGCGCAGGGGGGAGTTGAGCAGCAAACTGCGCGCCCAGTTGCGCTACTATTTCGGCGGCTACTTTCATGGCGAGCCCAACCCGCACCAGCCGACCTCGGACAACAAGTTCAACCCCATCGAAAAACCCCTTTATCTGCTGGTCATGCTCGGCCTCTTCCCGGTGCAGATGGTCACCGGCATGGCCCTGAAATCCCTCTCTCCCCCCTGGAAAATCATCGACATGTTCGGCAGCATCAAGGCCCTCATCGCCATCCACTGGATCGTCGGCTGCGCGATCCTGGCCTTTCTCCTCCTGCACGTCTATCTCTCGACCCTCGGCGTCACCTTCTGGTCCCGCTTCCGCACCATCCTCCACGGCTGGACCGAGGTAAAACGCTAG
- a CDS encoding glycosyltransferase, translating into MRILILSPRQDRATGNYVTARRFQRGLEAFGAVVRLAEVPPEPAAVAEEVAAFAPDLAILLHAYRTGRPWLEAGAKLPFLVLLTGTDVHQGLDDSEQRPWILRAFREAAVVASQNPLTCAALRRDYPQLGSRLHYLPPGIELGTAPYALRRLHGIPPGVFLFFCPASLRPVKGVLELLELFDPLVRQRQDFIVAFCGPELDADYARRFHAALNERPWARYFGIIPAEAMPAAMAEVDVILNNSVAEGLPNALLEATVVGRPILARDIPGNAAVVRPGENGLLYGDGSEFLACASRLLDDGALRELLSLPDLEGYRPEREAAELRRLCEGMLGEA; encoded by the coding sequence ATGCGCATCCTGATCCTCTCCCCCCGGCAGGACCGGGCCACCGGCAACTACGTGACCGCCCGCCGTTTTCAGCGGGGACTGGAAGCTTTTGGGGCCGTTGTCCGGCTGGCGGAAGTCCCTCCGGAGCCGGCGGCTGTGGCCGAGGAAGTCGCCGCCTTCGCCCCCGATCTGGCGATTCTCTTGCACGCCTACCGCACCGGCCGCCCCTGGCTGGAGGCCGGCGCCAAGCTGCCCTTTCTGGTGCTGTTGACCGGCACCGATGTCCATCAGGGCCTGGACGACTCCGAGCAGCGTCCCTGGATTCTGCGGGCCTTCCGCGAAGCCGCCGTCGTCGCAAGCCAAAATCCCCTGACCTGTGCGGCGCTGCGCCGCGATTATCCGCAACTCGGCTCGCGCCTGCATTATCTCCCCCCCGGCATCGAACTGGGCACGGCGCCCTATGCTTTGCGCCGACTGCATGGGATCCCGCCGGGGGTTTTTCTCTTCTTCTGTCCAGCGAGCCTGCGGCCGGTTAAAGGGGTGCTGGAGTTGCTTGAACTTTTCGACCCTCTGGTCCGGCAACGGCAGGATTTCATCGTCGCTTTCTGTGGCCCGGAACTGGATGCGGACTATGCCCGCCGCTTCCATGCCGCCCTGAACGAGCGCCCCTGGGCCAGGTATTTCGGGATCATTCCCGCCGAGGCCATGCCCGCCGCCATGGCGGAAGTGGACGTCATCCTCAACAATTCCGTCGCCGAGGGTCTGCCCAACGCCCTGCTCGAAGCGACGGTCGTCGGGCGGCCGATTCTCGCTCGCGACATCCCCGGCAACGCGGCGGTGGTGCGGCCGGGGGAAAATGGTCTGCTTTATGGGGATGGGTCGGAGTTTCTGGCGTGCGCCTCGCGTTTGCTCGACGACGGCGCTCTGCGCGAGTTGCTTTCCCTCCCTGATCTGGAAGGCTATCGTCCCGAACGGGAGGCGGCCGAGCTTCGTCGGTTGTGTGAAGGGATGCTGGGGGAGGCCTAG
- a CDS encoding carbohydrate deacetylase: MIQLIVNADDLGSGPERDRGIFRCFEQGIVTSVSLLANGPHFTEATREALRLGMPLGVHLNLSEGRALTGVIAGLTDEGGGFSGKPELRRILAAGDFDRQGARRELAAQIDRVRQAGLTPDHLDSHQHFLLFSAVTELVLDLARDEGIRALRRPLPAEDPRRDPPPPLGDELALYRRLAPAVSALIDGAGFFAPQGLWGMTILDRLDNQALLAVLEEMPDGVWELMVHPGYRDAGQPFSGPERVREILALTDPRMTRLVCEKEIHLTHFGACACAS, encoded by the coding sequence ATGATTCAGCTGATTGTCAATGCCGATGATTTGGGGAGCGGGCCGGAGCGGGACCGGGGAATTTTTCGCTGTTTTGAGCAGGGGATTGTCACCAGTGTTTCGCTTTTGGCGAACGGCCCACACTTCACCGAGGCGACCCGCGAAGCCCTGCGCCTGGGGATGCCGCTGGGGGTTCACCTGAACCTCTCGGAAGGGCGGGCGCTGACCGGCGTTATCGCCGGTCTCACCGACGAAGGGGGGGGATTTTCCGGCAAGCCTGAGCTGCGGCGGATTCTCGCCGCCGGCGATTTCGACCGCCAGGGCGCACGGCGGGAGCTGGCGGCACAGATCGACCGCGTGCGCCAGGCTGGATTGACGCCCGATCATCTCGACAGCCACCAGCATTTCCTCCTCTTTTCCGCTGTGACCGAACTGGTGCTCGATCTCGCCCGTGACGAAGGCATTCGGGCTCTGCGGCGGCCATTGCCGGCGGAAGATCCCCGGCGCGATCCGCCGCCCCCTCTCGGCGACGAACTGGCTCTTTACCGGCGCCTGGCACCCGCCGTTTCGGCGCTAATCGATGGGGCCGGGTTCTTCGCGCCGCAAGGCCTGTGGGGCATGACCATTCTCGACCGGCTTGACAACCAGGCGCTGCTGGCGGTTTTGGAAGAGATGCCGGATGGGGTCTGGGAGCTGATGGTGCATCCCGGTTACCGTGATGCGGGGCAGCCCTTTTCCGGCCCGGAGCGGGTTCGGGAAATCCTGGCCCTGACCGATCCGCGTATGACCCGACTTGTCTGTGAAAAAGAAATCCACCTGACCCATTTCGGAGCCTGCGCATGCGCATCCTGA
- the atpD gene encoding F0F1 ATP synthase subunit beta encodes MADVNHNPGTVVAVRGSVVDVRFDGELPRVDTLLQAGDNGEVVIEVALHLDARRVRGIALTPTQGLSRGAVVTNRGEPLRVPVGPEILGRAFNVFGEPIDRGESLPDAERRSIHRKPVPLAERSTREEIFTTGIKAIDVLAPLERGGKAGFFGGAGVGKTVLITELIHNMAGEHEGVSVFCGIGERCREGEELYREMHDAGVLKNTVMVFGQMNEPPGARFRAGFTALTMAEYFREDRGQDVLLLIDNIFRYIQAGMEISGLLGLLPSRLGYQPTLATELAALQERIINTRRGAITSIQAVYVPADDFTDPAAVHTFSHLSATIVLSRKRAGEGLYPAVDPLESGSKMLSPEVVGERHYRIAKEIRHTLATYEELKDIIAMLGIEELSREDRQTVFRARRLERFLTQPFFTTEQFTGMAGRAVPLEAALAGCERILADEFSDLPEKALYMIGTIDEVKGKDKG; translated from the coding sequence ATGGCCGATGTGAACCACAATCCGGGAACCGTCGTCGCCGTGCGCGGCTCGGTGGTGGATGTCCGCTTCGACGGCGAACTCCCTCGCGTCGACACCCTGCTCCAGGCCGGGGATAACGGCGAAGTCGTCATCGAGGTTGCTTTGCATCTCGATGCCCGACGGGTGCGCGGCATCGCCCTCACCCCGACCCAGGGGTTGTCCCGGGGCGCCGTCGTCACCAATCGCGGCGAGCCCTTGCGGGTGCCAGTTGGGCCGGAGATTCTCGGCCGCGCCTTCAACGTCTTCGGCGAACCGATCGACCGGGGGGAGTCGCTGCCCGATGCGGAGCGGCGCTCCATCCACCGCAAGCCGGTGCCCCTGGCCGAGCGCTCGACCCGCGAGGAAATCTTCACCACCGGCATCAAGGCCATCGATGTCCTCGCCCCATTGGAGCGAGGCGGCAAGGCCGGTTTTTTCGGCGGCGCCGGGGTCGGCAAAACGGTCCTCATCACCGAGCTGATTCACAATATGGCCGGCGAGCATGAGGGGGTTTCGGTCTTCTGCGGCATCGGCGAACGCTGTCGCGAGGGGGAAGAACTCTATCGTGAGATGCACGACGCCGGCGTGCTGAAAAATACGGTCATGGTCTTCGGCCAGATGAACGAGCCGCCGGGAGCGCGCTTTCGCGCCGGGTTCACCGCCCTGACCATGGCCGAATACTTCCGCGAGGATCGCGGGCAGGATGTGCTGCTCTTGATCGACAACATCTTCCGCTACATCCAGGCGGGCATGGAGATTTCCGGGCTGCTCGGTCTGCTCCCTTCGCGCCTCGGCTATCAGCCGACCCTGGCCACCGAACTGGCAGCCCTGCAAGAGCGCATCATCAACACCCGGCGCGGCGCCATTACCTCGATTCAGGCGGTCTACGTCCCCGCCGACGATTTCACCGACCCCGCCGCCGTCCATACCTTTTCCCACCTCTCCGCCACCATCGTCCTCTCACGCAAACGGGCGGGCGAAGGGCTCTATCCGGCCGTCGATCCCCTGGAATCGGGCTCGAAAATGCTCAGCCCCGAGGTAGTCGGCGAACGCCATTACCGCATCGCGAAAGAGATTCGCCACACCCTCGCCACTTACGAAGAACTCAAGGACATCATCGCCATGCTCGGCATCGAGGAACTCTCCCGCGAGGACCGGCAGACGGTCTTTCGGGCGCGCCGCCTGGAGCGCTTTCTCACCCAGCCTTTCTTCACCACCGAGCAGTTCACCGGGATGGCCGGACGGGCCGTCCCCCTGGAAGCGGCCTTGGCGGGCTGCGAGCGGATTCTCGCCGACGAGTTCAGCGACCTGCCGGAGAAGGCTCTGTACATGATCGGCACCATCGACGAAGTCAAGGGGAAGGATAAGGGATGA
- a CDS encoding F0F1 ATP synthase subunit epsilon: MKLRVLVPDEVVLDAEVVSLMAEGEDGHFGIKPRHIDFVSALPPGLLFFTRKDAAEGEYLAVDRGILVKQAETVTVSTRRAVGGVPLEELLTTVTERFVELDDRERAVRSAVARLEAGFLRRVMDLK; encoded by the coding sequence ATGAAGCTGCGGGTGCTCGTTCCCGACGAGGTGGTGCTCGACGCCGAGGTCGTCTCCTTGATGGCCGAAGGGGAAGATGGGCACTTCGGCATCAAGCCCCGACATATCGACTTCGTCTCGGCGTTGCCGCCGGGACTGCTCTTTTTCACCCGCAAGGACGCGGCCGAAGGGGAATATCTGGCGGTGGATCGGGGGATTCTGGTGAAACAGGCCGAAACAGTCACCGTCTCGACCCGCCGCGCCGTCGGCGGCGTTCCTCTCGAAGAATTGCTGACGACGGTCACCGAACGTTTTGTCGAGCTGGATGATCGCGAACGGGCCGTGCGTTCGGCGGTGGCCCGCCTCGAAGCGGGATTTCTCCGCCGGGTGATGGATCTCAAATGA
- a CDS encoding AtpZ/AtpI family protein: protein MNDKPRTPDKTPAPDRDFQRRLAAKQRRRLHSQRQGEQTAWFGLGMFGLVGWSVAIPTVLCIALGLWLDRTVTGRYSWTLLLLGVGITLGCLNAWYWVGNERRAIERERRDPEEKDDAL from the coding sequence ATGAACGATAAACCGCGCACGCCGGATAAAACGCCCGCTCCCGACCGGGACTTTCAACGGCGACTGGCCGCCAAACAGCGCCGCCGCCTGCACAGCCAACGGCAGGGGGAGCAAACGGCCTGGTTCGGGCTGGGGATGTTCGGTCTGGTCGGCTGGTCGGTGGCCATTCCCACGGTGCTCTGCATCGCCCTCGGCCTCTGGCTCGACCGCACCGTGACCGGCCGCTATTCCTGGACGTTGCTGCTCCTCGGCGTCGGCATCACCCTCGGCTGCCTGAACGCCTGGTACTGGGTCGGCAATGAGCGCCGGGCGATCGAACGGGAGCGACGCGATCCAGAGGAGAAGGACGATGCCCTTTGA
- a CDS encoding ATP synthase subunit I — protein sequence MPFDPILMTCAFAVGAAVGGLYFGGLWLTVRRLATARQPKKLLVISYGLRLSLLLAAFYPLARHGLTAVAAAMAGLLLSRHLWLASKGRNRSTPREA from the coding sequence ATGCCCTTTGATCCCATTCTCATGACCTGTGCCTTTGCCGTCGGCGCCGCTGTTGGCGGCCTCTACTTCGGCGGTCTCTGGCTCACCGTGCGCCGCCTGGCGACCGCCCGGCAGCCGAAAAAGCTGCTGGTGATCAGTTATGGATTGCGTCTCTCGCTCTTATTGGCGGCCTTCTATCCCCTGGCCCGGCATGGGCTGACTGCCGTCGCCGCCGCCATGGCCGGCCTACTCCTTTCCCGTCACCTGTGGCTGGCAAGCAAGGGGCGCAACCGCTCCACTCCCCGGGAGGCATGA
- a CDS encoding F0F1 ATP synthase subunit A gives MQISPDHILLWQGPGFALNATLAFTWLNMLLLATGAAVITGRLTTSGNLSKGQNLLETLVTGVCKELEALGLTPAKEFLPFIGTLFLFVLTANLLSVVPGYQAPTGSLSTTTALALCVLVAVPWWGIKRQGVRNYLRLYLEPTPLMLPFNLFGELARTLALAVRLFGNIMSGTMIAAILLTVAPLIFPVIMNLLGLIIGVIQAYIFAILAAVYIAAAVQTREGEESE, from the coding sequence ATGCAGATCAGCCCCGACCACATCCTGCTCTGGCAAGGACCGGGCTTCGCTCTGAACGCCACCTTGGCCTTCACCTGGCTGAACATGCTGCTTCTGGCAACCGGGGCGGCGGTCATCACCGGCCGCCTGACGACCTCCGGAAACCTTTCGAAGGGGCAAAATCTGCTCGAGACCCTGGTTACCGGAGTCTGCAAGGAACTGGAGGCGCTGGGCCTTACGCCGGCCAAGGAATTTCTTCCCTTCATCGGCACCCTCTTTCTCTTCGTCCTCACCGCCAATCTGCTTTCGGTCGTCCCCGGTTACCAGGCGCCCACCGGTTCCCTCTCCACCACCACGGCCCTGGCCCTCTGCGTGCTGGTCGCCGTCCCCTGGTGGGGCATCAAACGCCAGGGGGTGCGCAACTATCTCAGGCTCTACCTGGAACCGACGCCGCTCATGCTCCCCTTCAACCTCTTCGGTGAACTGGCGCGGACCCTGGCCCTGGCGGTGCGCCTCTTCGGCAATATCATGAGCGGAACGATGATCGCCGCCATCCTGCTGACCGTCGCCCCGCTCATTTTCCCGGTCATCATGAATCTCCTCGGACTGATCATCGGCGTCATCCAGGCCTACATCTTCGCCATCCTCGCCGCCGTCTACATCGCCGCCGCCGTGCAGACGCGGGAGGGGGAGGAAAGCGAATGA
- a CDS encoding F0F1 ATP synthase subunit C, translating into MDILGWIAVASIFAAGLCMGIGAIGPALGEGRALAQALSALAQQPDEANTITRTLFVGMAMVESTGIYCFVVTMILLFANPFWNHFIKLAAEK; encoded by the coding sequence ATGGACATTCTCGGATGGATTGCCGTCGCTTCGATTTTCGCCGCCGGCCTATGCATGGGGATCGGCGCCATCGGCCCGGCCCTCGGCGAAGGCCGCGCCCTGGCCCAGGCCCTGAGCGCCCTGGCCCAGCAACCGGACGAAGCCAACACCATCACCCGCACCCTCTTCGTCGGCATGGCCATGGTCGAATCGACGGGCATCTACTGCTTTGTCGTCACCATGATCCTGCTCTTCGCCAACCCCTTCTGGAACCACTTCATCAAGCTGGCGGCGGAGAAGTAG